In Lytechinus variegatus isolate NC3 chromosome 13, Lvar_3.0, whole genome shotgun sequence, the DNA window aattctaggTAACATCAGTGCCTGAAGACCAAAGTTGGAGGCTGTTTTCAGTGTCTTCCTAGTGGTACCTGAAGTGAACTTCACAGCCCTGAAAGTAGAGTTTTGTTCGCTGTGGTGTTCTGATAACTTCTCTTCACTATGCCAAAAAAGAGGGCACCAAAGGGAAAAGGCGGAGCCAAGAAAGCAGAAACCAACGGCACTACCAATGGTACAACCAATGGACAAACAAATGGAGGTTAGTTAAGCTGAGATATACGTGATCGTAATTTTTGAACAAAGGGAATGGAATCGAACTTGGTGCCGTTGCATGAAAGTGACCATTGCAATAACTTTGCCATCCTATGATAATTACATACCATGGTAGCAATGGTCAATAGCCAGTCGGGATCAAGGATTGAATAGTAGTTTACACCGGATATTAAAGTTATCACcgtagtaacttttatgcaacagggtcGTGGGTATTCCCTAGATTGTACAATATTGTACATGCCAATGCAATACAATCACTAAACACATGCCTTATATCAGTGGTAaaatctcttttcttttctttttttaacatatCATAGTTTCTttgaattgtaatattttaGAACACCTTGTCTATGATTTCCATCTAGTTCccatgaaatttgttttgatttttagtGACTCTGTGAATATAAGACTTACATGTATTCACTGCACAACAATCActtgattttgatgatgttttggATGCATGCACAAATGTACATTTGCCATCTCttaggttgaaaaaaaaaatgtttagttttTGCCATCAGATGATTATACTTGCCAAAATTGCTTTACCAGATTCAGATCTATCTGTGAAGATATGTGGTATTCAAATGATGATGGCTGCTTGAGGTTTTGGAATTTGCAACTTATACACCTTGtagatttaataaaaaaatacaaaaacaagaaGTGATCAAAGGTGGTGTAAAATGCTTCACATGAAATGTGataatgttttttattgaaacTTAATTTTAAAAAGATCAATGATTGATATCCTTTTGCCTAAACGTAAGTTAAGAAATACACAGGCATTTGCTTCCTATAGATATAGGCCCTTTTTAATACAACTTGTTTTCATTCGAaagttacaagctactgaaatcttaCAGCATTATTCTCTGACAGCAGGGTTGTCATTAATTtatacaatgttttattttttcgcAAGGTTTATGAAAGCGGGATATGTACAGTAAATTTCTGACAATAACTTTTCAAAACCTTGTTTTTCATAAGAATCTATTTATGATATCCTTCTGCAGTGAATGGCATCATCGATGACCTCAACGATGTCGACATCAGTGCCAACGCCAGGTCTTGTACAGGTGTATTAGTCTCACATCCAGCCAGCTGTGATCTTAAGATCATCAACGTTACGCTGACATTCCATGGTGTCGAATTGTTCCTGGATTCAAAGATTGAACTCAATGCTGGTAGACGGTATGGTCTACTAGGTCTAAATGGTTCAGGTGAGTGTAATTGTAAATAAATTTGGGATGTTCTATAAAGctgtttataataataataacagtatacgttatttacccagggtagccactcagttccgaaaactgttctcccagcgggccctgcttttattaccctggctaagctaggctacctattcaggtgcacacagatttttgaggaatttcttcctgccggtgcccatttacctcacctgggtcgagtgcagcacactgtggatgaattccttgttGAAGGAAACTactccatggctgggattcgaacctacgaccctctgtttcaaagtccagagactaatccagtGGGCCACGGCGCTCCACACATGATGTGACACATGACCTTAAGACTGTCCTCGTCACGGTCAAATTGTTACTTGATATAAATATTGAGCTCAATGCCAGTAGGCAGTATCGTCCATATGGTATCCTCTACTTGGTCTCAATGGCTTGGGTGAGTGTAATCATGGTAGAGTAACAAGGGATTCTCCATGAAGCTGGTTATAATATGATGCATGTCCTTAAGACAGTCAACGCCACAGGGTCGAACAGTTCGTTGATTCAAAGATTTAAGTTTGTTGTTGGAAGGTGGTATGGTctactgcatgtacatgtaggtccaaatGACATGGGTGATTGTagcattaaaggtcaagtccacctcagaaaaatgttgatttgaatcaatagagaaaaatcagacaagcacaatgctgaagatttcatgaaaatcggatgtaaaataagaaagttatgacatttcaaagtttggcttatttttaacaaaatagttatatgaacgagccagttacatccaaatgagagagtcgatgatgtcactcactatttcttttgtttttttattgtttgaattatacaatatttcaatttttacgaatttgatgataaggacctccttgcctgaagcacaaaataatggaattccacgtgttcagggaggaatgaaacttcatttcacatgacaatgacgagaaaatcaaaatatttcatattttaaacaataaaaaacaaaagaaatagtgagtgagtgacatcatcaacatctcatttggatgtaactgggtcgttcatataactgttttgtgaaatgaagcgaaactttaaaatgtcataactttcttattttacatccgattttgatgaaattttcagtgttatgcttgttgaatttttctctttattcaaatcaagattttgttggggtggacttgtcctttaatagatTAACTGGTGCTGATAATATCACAAGGTCGAAATGTCCCCAAACTGTGCATGGTGGCCACTTGAAAGAGCACTCCTTCAGGTGGTTGTGTTTACTAAGCCTGTATTCCTTGAAGTATGTCTACTCCTGTCAGCATATTTCTCCATTTTGCATTACCttaatgataaatgaaagtagttacaaaaaacacagatttcaggagaaagtctgtaaaaccagggtAGACTATTATCATCACTATGTCATTGTCATCTTCGATCTACTGAACtgtgtgaaatcatgaaatctcaCCTGAAAACAAAAGCTGGCCAACATAGATAAGCACATCTGGGGCAATGTGtcattattacatgtacttggaAAAAGACGcagaattttgatgaaatgtcatgcttattttgctcatttctctgcctaatacacaatttcttcaagaattttttgggcaaatattttttattcatagatacagacacaaactcattttgaaatcagtACCACACCtagcatttatctttaagcagCTGCACTATTCGTTTTAAATTGTAATTCTGTATCGCAGGCAAGTCGACTTTACTGCATGCAATAGGGAAGCGTGAAGTACCCATCCCGCATCACATGGACATCTTCCATCTATCAAGGGAGATGGCCGCCAGCGACAAGACTGCTCTAGAATGTGTCCTAGAGGTAGACGCTGAGAGGGTACGACTGGAGAAAGAATCAGAAGAACTGGCACATTTAGATGGCCCAGgtttgttcattttttaaaatcatttgatCTTCCTCTATCGAGCAATACTTGTTTGCTTTTTACCGTTGcaataatgaaaacaagaataggGTCCCCtgttacaaagagttgtgatggATCCAATCAACTTTAACTGTATGGCagtccatcaatgtcataatttttcctgcaggaaattagcaaaatatcTGTAGTAAACAAatagaagcacactgaattgcCTAGACAaagatgaatgtatgaatatacatcatcatctagaaaatattttgaataaacttgCAATTTAGATGTTAGGCGttgctggcttttcatagttgtggtcgatcggatcaatcgcaactctttgtaagatgggacctTGATCCCTGGAAGTTACACTGGGATGTCGGTCATGCCAGTCACACTTGTTATAGATGTGCTGTAGCATGCATCATCACAGATCTACAGTAGATGAATACAACAAATGATAAGTACTTTCATCCCAGTCTCTTCTTCTAGTTGAGTTTCAGACTCACTTGatttcctcattttcatttggaaaaaaaatcatcagtctggatacatacatgtatgtcatgaaaatgaaatatcaccTTTACATTAGGCAGTTCCATAcaccaggggcccattgcagaaagagttgcaatcgatcgcaactctaaaaatcatgcgcaacttgattttcaaccaatcaacaaaacgcaactctttctgcaacaggccccaggagaccttttcataaatctgtaggtaagttaagagtgactttgaaaacaactggtgatcctttattgtggtaaatgatattcgcCATTAACATGTTCATGAGAGATTATTTAACGCATAaagaggatcaccagtcgctcttaacttacgaacagcaaTGAAACACCCACTGGGAATTTTTTATAAATGGATGCAAATTAACATTTGTAATTGATGGTAACTTTTGTCCATGGTTTtccatatatgtacatgtacatgtagatagagaTTAGTTGACTGCATCTCTTATGTTACAGGCCAAGGACCTATTGCACAAAGTGTTGTGTTTTAacacaaccaaaaaaaaatatcaagcgcaagcCCTAATATGCCTGTTTCATTGGTTGACAATCAAATGAACTATTTCTGTAACAGGATCCTGTACTGGTAGTGACTTCCTGAGTATATATCAAGTAGCATTAatggaaaaaagttcaaactctGATTTatctctacatgtataaaagtcaatgttaaggtcaaagttcaaatTTTTATCCAATCACAGAGGCTGAAGACAGGTTACTGGATATCTACGACCGTTTGGATGAGCTGGACGCTGACAAGGCGGAGGTCAACGCAGGTCGCATCCTCCACGGTCTCGGCTTCACCAAAGAGATGATGCACACAAAGACAAAAGACTTCTCTGGAGGGTGGCGGATGAGGATATCCCTAGCGAGGGCGCTCTTCGTAAAACCCCATTTATTACTGCTCGACGAGCCCACAAATCATCTCGATCTAGAAGCTTGCGTGTGGCTTGAGGAAGAATTGAAAGGGTCAGTTATTTCTGTCAAATCCTATTGTTTTCATCCATATTCACGTCTTTTAGAGAGTTTATTCATCCTTGGTTGGAATTTGTTTCACATTTTTCCACAAGAATAAATACTGACTGAAACTAGAATTTCTTGTTACTTTTATATACTTGAGGAGAAGGGTAGGGATATTATTTTCCCAAGGatcgtataaaaaaaatctgcatgcattattgaaatttcaaggTTTTTCTAAGGAAATATCTTAATCAAGCTATCATTTGATAGTTTTATTCATCATatttcaatgaattattttgaaagatgtgcatatttcagttttatgcaATACAATTAAACTTATGTAAGTATTGAACGGCAGCGTTAAATGTTAAGGTTACAATACTTGAGGCGGAGGACAATTTTTAGTGCCTTTGTTCAAAATAGCTCAAAGTTCATTTATTATGAGTAGAAGCAATTAATATTGActttaaggtgaaaatatcaatttttcccAGGGCCAAAACcgtttaaacaaaatatgactTTCATATAAGATCAAAATGATTATCAAGTGACATGTCATAAAGTAtagcaatttctttttcaattttgttgttaacctttttaaatttaattttatttttgtttccatcACTCAGGTACAAGAGGATATTGGTTCTTATATCACACTCACAAGACTTCTTGAATGGAGTCTGTACAAATATACTTCATGTACATAAACAGAAATTAAATAGCTATGGAGTAAgtatttcttccctttttcctaagttttcattttgtttgatacATTGGCCATATTctaaagtcgggtttaacttaaactcaggtttaaagttgtggttcaagtatggatagccaaattgttacataaatcactaacagtagagacatcatactaacttggctctcaaatcattcatgattgtctaggaagtacAAATAGATGATCATCTTCACCATGGATAAATCAGAAAAgaacacagtaaacataagaaacatacaacttaataaaaattttgacgcTTTTGGCTTtcaataattttagcacagagttagaccatggtctaagtgaaacctgacttcagaatacgggcaatCGTGTCCATCTGTTAGAGAGGAAGTGTACCCTTGCATCATGTTGGTTTTCATTAGCTGaatcttaaaaaaacattaatatagGTTTGGTGAAATCTATCAACAAATCACACacttaaaataatttcaaaggGTTATCCATTTTCATCTGCAATAACATTCATTAATTTCAGTCATACCTTTGGcacaaatcaaaattgatatcacAGCAAAGACTGCCTAAGTATCCAAGGATAAACCTATACTATACTACATAtgtatggtatcaaattattttggaataataatcttttttatgatacatttttccccttttaggTGGTATTTTTTtgggagtgattttttttctgactccCACAGTAGTATATAGCCTTAAGGTTCCTCATCTCTACAGATGTAATGAAAAATCAATGATTATAAAATAGGTAAATGTTCTTGTATTCCATTCACTAGCTGCCATCGGGAAATTTTGAAACTGGTAATTTAGAATTGTTGAATTATTGTAACTTCTGTTtgctgtttctgtttgtggtaactcccgtaggaactcggcaggacagcattttttgctggtaaacgccaagatggtatataaccaattaccttggaaatattttacgtctaggttaatcagtcatagtggctgacgtaatagacgacagatatcactcttgggcctttttatcaaagaggagacaatggcagagttgggattcgaactcacaaccttgcgattatgagtccaatactctaaccactggaccacacgacccgtgtaaACTTCCTGAATAGTGTGAACCATTGCATGATTATAAAGAAACCTTTTGCTTTACCAGATTCTGATTGAGTTAAGTTGGAGAGAAGGTATTCGAATGATGATGGTATCACTGGTATAAGAACTCAGAAGCATGCCCTGTTCACATGAAAGGTTCACACTGATATTTAATCTTCCATCCTGTAGAGAAtatgttattataacaaattcTATGTAATGTGAACAGTGCTGCTGTAGAAAGTCATTTTGTTACTGCCAATGCTTCCCTATGTAAATAAAGTACCAATAAAATGAGATGATTTTCTGTAGATCAGACTAATGTCAAGAGTCTGTTGGACATTGTTGTGTGGGCCTGTACTCCACACTTTGtgtgtggggaagttacaaattgatgcagaggttcaagccctggtcatgtctttcggatggtgacgttaaaggtcggtcccagacgtaaataatcatatctgattgatacaagTCTAAAGAAAATCGATTACACACATAATCTAACATGCTTATCTTCCTGTTTTTTTCTAGGGTAACTTTGATTCATATGTTAAGACTAGGCTTGAGCAAGAAGAGAATCAGATGAAGAAATACCAGTGGGAACAGGATCAAATGGCTCACATGAAGGTTAGTGTGAACACACCCCATTATCATAAATTaccagccaccccaaaaccagTAATAAGTCACCATGGATGGTCCTCTGTAAAAAGCCCATATAATAGTTTGGTCCCCGTAACCAACTCTAAGTTgccaaaaatgattttttagatttattttgAGTTTAAAAAACCACATCCTAAGCTTTCATATGATACATATCTAGTTGAAATTGGTCAACAATAACCcacacatgtacatgattttatATAGAAGAAATTCAGTGAGAACTTCAATGAacaaggagaaaacaaggttttgGGTTCACTAGAGCAGTGACACTTCCAAGCAGACTGCATAAAATTGTGTCAATGAAACTCTTGTCTTGTTTTCTGTtctattttaacaattttttttttctgctttttgctttttgaagaccaaattatTACTTTGGTAATTTACAGAGAAACTTATCTGGTGGGTTACTATTAGCTTTGGGATAGCTTGTCTTAAATTATTCTAGGAGTGAAATATCCcttaatggcccgaattcacaaaaatggtttttaaaaccatcagAAGTTTTCAAATATGcttaaaataagcgtaatttatacaggaaatctgcataaaccaagggttcaaccgatggttttaaaaaccacctttgtgaattcagccTACATTTTTGCCATCAGATGATTATAATAACCTAACTTGCTTTACCAGATTCAGAACAATCTGTGAAGAGACATGGTATTCAATGATGATGGCTCACAGCCCTAGTATAAGTCCATTTAGATTTCTATAAATGATTCCTTTAAACATATgatttaaagtttgaaaatagtatatgtatatatctgAAATATATCCATGGGAATATTTCTTTCGACTtcatagcaga includes these proteins:
- the LOC121426028 gene encoding ATP-binding cassette sub-family F member 2-like, which gives rise to MPKKRAPKGKGGAKKAETNGTTNGTTNGQTNGVNGIIDDLNDVDISANARSCTGVLVSHPASCDLKIINVTLTFHGVELFLDSKIELNAGRRYGLLGLNGSGKSTLLHAIGKREVPIPHHMDIFHLSREMAASDKTALECVLEVDAERVRLEKESEELAHLDGPEAEDRLLDIYDRLDELDADKAEVNAGRILHGLGFTKEMMHTKTKDFSGGWRMRISLARALFVKPHLLLLDEPTNHLDLEACVWLEEELKGYKRILVLISHSQDFLNGVCTNILHVHKQKLNSYGGNFDSYVKTRLEQEENQMKKYQWEQDQMAHMKDYIARFGHGSAKLARQAQSKEKTLSKMVAAGLTEKVVSDKTISFYFPECGKVPPPVLMVQHVSFRYADDKPLIYKDLEFGLDLDSRIALVGPNGAGKSTLLKLLVGELVPTDGLVRKNSHLRIGRYHQHLQDLLDLDMSSLNWMMKCFPQIKEIEEMRRIIGRYGLTGKQQICPIRNLSDGQRCRVIFAWLASQCPHLLLLDEPTNHLDIETIDALADAINGFDGGLVLVSHDFRLINQVAKEIWVCEKQTVTPWKGDILSYKSALKKKILKDAAKAAAKVAASGK